The Chlorocebus sabaeus isolate Y175 chromosome 6, mChlSab1.0.hap1, whole genome shotgun sequence genome has a segment encoding these proteins:
- the FBL gene encoding rRNA 2'-O-methyltransferase fibrillarin — protein MKPGFSPRGGGFGGRGGFGDRGGRGGRGGFGGGRGRGGGFRGRGRGGGGGGGGGGGGGGRGGGFHSGGNRGRGRGGKRGNQSGKNVMVEPHRHEGVFICRGKEDALVTKNLVPGESVYGEKRVSISEGDDKIEYRAWNPFRSKLAAAILGGVDQIHIKPGAKVLYLGAASGTTVSHVSDIVGPDGLVYAVEFSHRSGRDLINLAKKRTNIIPVIEDARHPHKYRMLIAMVDVIFADVAQPDQTRIVALNAHTFLRNGGHFVISIKANCIDSTASAEAVFASEVKKMQQENMKPQEQLTLEPYERDHAVVVGVYRPPPKVKN, from the exons ATGAAGCCAG GTTTCAGTCCCCGTGGGGGTGGCTTTGGCGGCCGAGGGGGCTTTGGTGACCGTGGTGGTCGTGGAGGCCGAGGGGGCTTTGGCGGGGGCCGAGGTCGAGGCGGAGGCTTTAGAGGTCGTGGAcgaggaggcggcggcggtggcggcggcggtggtggaggaggaggaagag GTGGAGGCTTCCATTCTGGCGGCAACCGGGGTCGTGGTCggggaggaaaaagaggaaaccaGTCGGGGAAGAATGTGATGGTGGAGCCGCATCGGCATGAGG GTGTCTTCATTTGTCGAGGAAAGGAAGATGCACTGGTCACCAAAAACCTGGTCCCTGGGGAATCAGTTTATGGGGAGAAGAGAGTCTCGATTTCG GAAGGAGATGACAAAATCGAGTACCGAGCCTGGAACCCTTTCCGCTCCAAGCTGGCTGCAGCAATCCTGGGTGGTGTGGACCAGATCCACATCAAACCGGGGGCTAAGGTGCTCTACCTCGGGGCTGCCTCGGGCACCACCGTCTCCCATGTCTCTGACATCGTCGGTCcg gatGGTCTAGTCTATGCAGTCGAGTTCTCCCACCGCTCTGGCCGTGACCTCATTAACTTGGCCAAGAAGAGGACCAACATCATTCCTGTGATCGAGGATGCTCGGCACCCACACAAATACCGCATGCTCATCG CAATGGTGGATGTGATCTTTGCTGATGTGGCCCAGCCAGACCAGACCCGGATTGTGGCCCTGAATGCCCACACCTTCCTGCGTAATGGAGGACACTTTGTGATTTCCATTAAG GCCAACTGCATTGACTCCACAGCCTCAGCCGAGGCTGTGTTTGCCTCCGAAGTGAAAAAGATGCAGCAGGAGAATATGAAGCCGCAGGAGCAGTTGACCCTTGAGCCATATGAAAGAGACCATGCCGTGGT